A window of Zingiber officinale cultivar Zhangliang chromosome 5A, Zo_v1.1, whole genome shotgun sequence contains these coding sequences:
- the LOC121981786 gene encoding proline-, glutamic acid- and leucine-rich protein 1-like has protein sequence MGCFLGCFKGSKDRKRRRSPKRSPSRDHRVSERYRQPIPSVKQISPNLSAPKLPPPVEEVAVAIDLPEPKQNVEQGNASSAKKKVTFDLNIRTYEQAPSDDNTDSASEDDREVEQIDEEERPAKGQKDESYPKSGAFPSNHRYENCESSDDDHGSEFGEDEDEFDSEDFDEEEEEYGIQGNEEESYDSFFSLPIDKEPQGLQEEVSSTKPCSASSPLLEKQPVPAAGGSTRDRSQFVHPVLIPVENLSQWKEIKARAVPATNPNKQHLCDEQENKPTLIAEPEIKVKKPRVPTFPTKQEVSVDASLSNWLPSSDNSTVETPQPSNSHLSNSSFSREDRPILGALTIEDIKLSSMTSSPRRSPSRSPPAEEIPIVGTVGRYWNCENQGGDSASSRPSTRLAKGIPNTTNKYREDKAVNWHTTPFEVRLERALQNGAA, from the exons ATGGGTTGCTTCCTTGGCTGCTTCAAGGGTTCCAAGGATCGGAAGCGCCGCCGATCGCCTAAAAGATCGCCGTCGCGCGACCACCGG GTAAGCGAAAGATACCGGCAGCCGATCCCCTCGGTGAAGCAGATCTCCCCGAATCTCAGCGCGCCGAAGCTTCCGCCTCCGGTGGAAGAGGTTGCCGTTGCGATCGATCTTCCGGAGCCGAA GCAGAATGTGGAGCAGGGGAACGCCAGCAGCGCCAAGAAGAAGGTGACCTTCGATTTAAACATTAGGACGTACGAACAAGCTCCTTCCGATGATAATACGGATAGTGCCTCCGAGGATGACCGAGAAGTCGAACAAATCGACGAGGAGGAGAGGCCAGCCAAAGGGCAAAAAGACGAATCTTATCCAAAGTCAGGAGCTTTCCCTTCGAATCATAGGTACGAAAACTGTGAGAGCAGCGACGACGACCACGGCAGTGAATTTGGAGAAGACGAAGACGAATTTGACAGTGAAGACTTcgacgaggaagaagaagaatacgggATCCAAGGGAATGAGGAAGAGTCCTATGATTCCTTCTTTTCTCTACCCATTGATAAGGAGCCGCAAGGTCTACAAGAGGAGGTCAGTAGCACCAAACCCTGCTCTGCATCCTCGCCTCTACTGGAAAAACAGCCGGTTCCAGCCGCCGGTGGCAGCACGCGCGACCGGAGCCAGTTCGTGCATCCGGTTCTCATCCCCGTCGAGAACCTGTCGCAATGGAAGGAAATCAAGGCGCGTGCCGTCCCGGCGACGAATCCCAACAAACAACACCTCTGCGACGAGCAGGAGAACAAGCCGACGCTGATCGCCGAGCCGGAGATCAAAGTGAAGAAACCCCGAGTTCCAACTTTTCCAACCAAACAGGAGGTCTCAGTGGACGCCAGCCTCTCGAACTGGTTACCGTCCTCGGACAATTCGACCGTGGAGACGCCTCAGCCGAGCAATTCTCATCTGTCCAACTCGTCGTTTAGCCGAGAGGACCGCCCGATTTTGGGCGCCTTAACCATTGAAGACATCAAGCTATCGTCGATGACATCCTCGCCGCGGAGATCTCCTAGCAGGAGTCCTCCGGCGGAGGAAATTCCAATTGTAGGCACTGTCGGCAGGTACTGGAACTGTGAGAACCAAGGAGGGGACTCAGCTTCTTCTCGTCCTTCCACCAGACTCGCCAAAGGGATTCCAAACACTACGAATAAATATAGAGAG GATAAGGCTGTGAACTGGCACACGACTCCATTTGAAGTGCGTCTGGAGAGAGCTCTCCAGAACGGTGCTGCTTGA